A genomic stretch from Deltaproteobacteria bacterium includes:
- a CDS encoding xanthine dehydrogenase family protein molybdopterin-binding subunit, with translation MAETYIGAPIKRREDIRFITGAGTYVDDIKLPHMVHAAILRSPHAHARIRDIDTSRAEAMPGVVLVFTLKDIGELDATVPIRMYKIPGLDKYLQPSLAREVVRYVGEPVAVAVAESRYLAEDALDAIDVDYEVLQEVMDVRAAMEDKVLVHEHNGTNLAGVHHVSIGDADKAFAEADYTRREEFRVHRFTGNPMETRGIVAHFDRGRGELRVYGATKLPHLNRQTIAAFLQLPEHKCHFEENDVGGGFGIRGELYPEDFLIPFATMRLGAPVKWIEDRREHLLAANHSRQVTCELEIAARKDGTLLAIRAQIYGDMGAYVRTHGGLVPCSTGALLTGPYRIPNYQAKIHCVMTNKTGLGTLRAPGRVESCFYRERMLDMMARDLDLDPVELRRKNLVTPEEIPYEIGFTRPSAHPTILDSGDYASALRQALERFEYDEMKGIRGLQEDGRYHGVGLSYFVKNTGGLEPYEGARMVVGEGGGVSVFLSIAQLGQGHETAMAQICGDALGVPMDAISVFHGNTDLSPFGWGTFASRGTVMAGNAVHLTALQLKDKILEAAARHLDADAGSLSLEDGNIIRTGTEAPALPLGELVTHMRESITPEQGVPELEATAYYNSNNITHTYGVHLAHVAVDPETGMLEVLKYLVVEDVGRVVNPLMVRGQTVGAAVQGIGGVVLEELVYGEGGQLLTTTFLDYLLPTSTDVPPIDDLVLEEAPSPYNPLGVKGAGEGGIVGTAGALGNAVSNALGIEVKDLPLSPDRIRGWLRARDDG, from the coding sequence ATGGCGGAAACATACATCGGCGCTCCCATCAAGCGGCGCGAGGACATCCGGTTCATCACCGGCGCGGGCACCTACGTGGACGACATCAAGCTGCCCCACATGGTCCACGCCGCCATCCTGCGCAGCCCCCACGCCCACGCCCGCATCCGCGACATCGACACCAGCCGGGCCGAGGCCATGCCCGGGGTGGTCTTGGTGTTCACGCTGAAGGACATCGGCGAGCTGGACGCCACCGTCCCCATCCGCATGTACAAGATCCCGGGACTGGACAAGTACCTGCAGCCGTCGCTGGCGCGGGAGGTGGTGCGCTACGTGGGCGAGCCCGTGGCCGTGGCGGTGGCGGAGAGCCGCTACCTCGCCGAGGATGCGCTGGACGCCATCGACGTGGACTACGAGGTGCTCCAGGAGGTCATGGACGTGCGCGCGGCCATGGAGGACAAGGTGCTGGTGCACGAACACAACGGCACCAACCTGGCCGGCGTGCACCACGTCTCCATCGGCGACGCCGACAAGGCCTTCGCCGAGGCCGACTACACCCGCCGGGAGGAGTTCCGCGTCCACCGCTTCACCGGCAACCCCATGGAGACCCGCGGCATCGTCGCCCACTTCGACCGCGGCAGGGGCGAGCTCAGGGTCTACGGCGCCACCAAGCTGCCGCACCTGAACCGCCAGACCATCGCCGCCTTCCTGCAACTGCCCGAGCACAAGTGCCACTTCGAGGAGAACGACGTGGGCGGCGGCTTCGGCATCCGCGGCGAACTGTACCCGGAGGACTTCCTGATCCCCTTCGCCACCATGCGCCTCGGCGCTCCCGTGAAATGGATCGAGGACCGGCGCGAGCACCTGCTGGCGGCCAACCATTCGCGGCAGGTCACCTGCGAGCTGGAGATCGCCGCGCGCAAGGACGGCACGCTGCTGGCGATCCGGGCGCAGATATACGGCGACATGGGCGCCTACGTGCGCACCCACGGCGGCCTGGTACCCTGCTCCACCGGCGCGCTCCTGACCGGCCCCTACCGCATCCCCAACTACCAGGCCAAGATCCACTGCGTCATGACCAACAAGACCGGCCTCGGCACGCTGCGCGCCCCCGGCCGGGTGGAGTCGTGCTTCTACCGCGAGCGCATGCTCGACATGATGGCGCGGGATCTGGACCTGGATCCGGTGGAGCTGCGGCGCAAGAACCTGGTCACGCCCGAGGAGATCCCTTACGAGATCGGCTTCACCCGGCCCAGTGCCCACCCCACGATCCTCGACAGCGGCGACTACGCCAGCGCCCTGCGGCAGGCGCTGGAGCGTTTCGAATACGACGAGATGAAGGGCATCCGGGGACTCCAGGAAGACGGCCGCTACCACGGCGTGGGCCTGTCGTACTTCGTCAAGAACACCGGCGGGCTCGAGCCCTACGAGGGCGCGCGCATGGTGGTGGGCGAAGGCGGCGGCGTCAGCGTGTTCCTGAGCATCGCCCAGCTCGGCCAAGGGCACGAGACCGCCATGGCACAGATCTGCGGCGACGCCCTGGGCGTTCCCATGGACGCCATCTCGGTGTTCCACGGCAACACGGACCTCTCGCCCTTCGGCTGGGGCACCTTCGCCAGCCGCGGCACGGTCATGGCGGGCAACGCCGTGCACCTCACCGCGCTGCAACTCAAGGACAAGATCCTGGAGGCGGCGGCACGCCACCTGGACGCGGACGCGGGTAGTCTGTCGCTGGAGGACGGCAACATCATCCGGACGGGCACCGAGGCCCCGGCGCTGCCTCTCGGCGAACTGGTGACGCACATGCGCGAGTCCATCACTCCCGAACAGGGCGTCCCCGAGCTCGAAGCCACCGCCTACTACAACTCCAACAACATCACCCACACCTACGGCGTGCATCTGGCCCACGTGGCCGTGGACCCCGAGACCGGCATGCTGGAGGTGCTCAAGTACCTGGTGGTGGAAGACGTGGGCCGGGTGGTCAACCCGCTCATGGTGCGCGGCCAGACCGTCGGCGCCGCCGTGCAGGGCATCGGCGGCGTAGTGCTGGAAGAGCTCGTGTACGGCGAAGGCGGCCAGCTCCTCACCACCACGTTCCTGGACTACCTGCTGCCCACCAGCACCGACGTCCCGCCCATCGACGACCTGGTGCTGGAAGAAGCCCCCTCACCCTACAACCCCCTCGGCGTCAAGGGCGCCGGCGAAGGCGGCATCGTCGGCACCGCCGGCGCCCTGGGCAACGCCGTCAGCAACGCCCTCGGCATCGAAGTCAAGGACCTCCCCCTCAGCCCCGACCGCATCCGCGGATGGCTCCGCGCACGCGACGACGGCTAG
- a CDS encoding xanthine dehydrogenase family protein subunit M, protein MKPAPFEYYCPETLDEAAGLLNEHGDDGKVLAGGQSLMPLMSLRLARPSVIVDLNRVSGLDGIGANGDGGLHIGALTRQRALERDADFPARNPLLAAAVPLIGHFQIRNRGTVGGSLVHADPASELPAVTVALGADFVLTSAGGERVVSADDFYLGYMATAIEANEVLTEIRVPAWKAGRLWGIDEVSRRKGDFAMVGVALWADMDGANCADARIILFGVGGRPVRVEKAEQRLQGATLDDATLKEVERIVFEELDPDSDIHASALYRKEVGGVLTRRALRAAAARDTEGGA, encoded by the coding sequence ATGAAACCCGCACCCTTCGAATATTATTGTCCGGAAACCCTGGACGAGGCGGCCGGCTTGCTCAACGAGCACGGCGACGACGGCAAGGTCCTGGCGGGCGGCCAGAGCCTCATGCCGCTCATGAGCCTGCGGCTGGCGCGCCCCTCCGTGATCGTGGACCTGAACCGGGTATCCGGCCTCGACGGCATCGGCGCCAACGGCGACGGCGGCCTCCACATCGGCGCGCTGACGCGCCAGCGGGCACTGGAACGGGACGCCGACTTCCCCGCGCGGAACCCGCTGCTGGCGGCCGCGGTACCGCTGATCGGCCACTTCCAGATCCGCAACCGCGGCACCGTGGGCGGCAGCCTCGTGCACGCCGATCCGGCGTCGGAACTGCCGGCTGTGACCGTGGCCCTGGGCGCCGACTTCGTCCTCACCAGCGCCGGCGGCGAACGGGTGGTGAGCGCGGACGACTTCTACCTGGGCTACATGGCCACCGCCATCGAGGCCAACGAGGTGCTCACCGAGATCCGCGTACCCGCGTGGAAGGCGGGACGCCTGTGGGGCATCGACGAGGTATCCCGGCGCAAGGGCGACTTCGCCATGGTAGGCGTGGCGCTGTGGGCGGACATGGACGGCGCCAACTGCGCGGACGCCCGCATCATCCTTTTCGGCGTCGGCGGCCGGCCCGTCCGGGTAGAGAAGGCCGAGCAGCGGCTCCAGGGAGCCACCCTGGACGACGCCACCCTCAAGGAAGTCGAGCGCATCGTCTTCGAGGAGCTGGACCCCGACTCCGACATCCACGCATCGGCACTCTACCGCAAGGAAGTGGGCGGCGTGCTCACCCGGCGCGCGCTGCGCGCGGCGGCGGCCAGGGACACGGAGGGCGGCGCATGA
- a CDS encoding (2Fe-2S)-binding protein: MSTKSILNLTVNGKAYEKLVEVRMTLADFLRNELDLTGTHLGCEHGVCGACTVIMDGEAVRSCLLLAVQAEGATLETVEGLADGDQLHPLQAAFQDRHALQCGFCTPGFLMTATAFLKENPKPTEAEIREAISGNICRCTGYQPIIEAIGQAAPEVGGKPRE, from the coding sequence ATGAGCACCAAGAGCATCCTCAACCTGACGGTGAACGGCAAGGCGTACGAGAAGCTCGTGGAAGTGCGCATGACGCTGGCGGATTTCCTGCGCAACGAGCTGGACCTCACCGGCACGCACCTGGGGTGCGAGCACGGCGTATGCGGCGCGTGCACGGTGATCATGGACGGCGAGGCGGTGCGCTCCTGCCTGCTGCTGGCGGTGCAGGCGGAGGGCGCGACCCTGGAGACCGTCGAGGGGCTGGCGGACGGCGACCAACTGCACCCGCTGCAGGCGGCGTTCCAGGACCGGCACGCGCTCCAGTGCGGCTTCTGCACCCCCGGTTTCCTCATGACCGCCACCGCGTTCCTGAAAGAGAACCCCAAGCCCACGGAAGCCGAAATCCGCGAGGCCATCTCCGGCAACATCTGCCGCTGCACCGGCTACCAGCCCATCATCGAAGCCATCGGACAGGCGGCCCCGGAGGTAGGCGGCAAACCCCGCGAGTGA
- a CDS encoding flavin monoamine oxidase family protein: MLGAGISGMTAAYELTKAGYRCTILEATGRAGGRNLTVRGGDVIEETGGRQRVDFDRGDHLYANLGPARIPYHHRTLLGYCKEFGVELEVFTNDNRAALFHNRERFDGKPVAGRRVITDTRGYIAELLVKAVNAGSLDSELTGEDKERILEMLVQYGGLDPDRLYKGSSRGGYRGEQLHAGLKAGEVNSPLDLSELLNADFWQYKLHFSQFLDQNPTLFQAAGGMDAITKAFEQRVGPLIRYNSPVKEIRKTPAGVRVMTEREAVDADFAVCTVPAPVLKDIPNDFSAETRAVIESIKFVSAVKVAFQSRRFWEEDHAIYGGTSWTDQDITQIWYPPYGYQRDKGILVGAYIWDEEPGLRFSALSPAERLRAAAAEGERIHPGYTAEMEAGVSRAWLNAPFQKGGWPGERHASPEALQKPDGAIHFAGDQVTGLPGWQEGAVLGAHLAVNAIHERVTAR, from the coding sequence ATTCTCGGCGCCGGCATCTCCGGCATGACCGCCGCCTACGAGTTGACCAAGGCCGGTTACCGCTGCACGATCCTGGAGGCCACCGGACGCGCCGGCGGGCGCAACCTCACGGTGCGCGGCGGCGACGTCATCGAGGAGACCGGCGGCCGGCAGCGGGTGGACTTCGACCGCGGCGACCACCTGTACGCGAACCTTGGCCCGGCGCGCATTCCCTACCACCATCGAACGCTGCTGGGTTACTGCAAGGAGTTCGGCGTCGAGCTGGAAGTCTTCACCAACGACAACCGCGCGGCCCTCTTCCACAACCGGGAGCGCTTCGACGGCAAGCCCGTGGCGGGCCGCCGGGTCATCACCGACACCCGCGGCTACATCGCCGAACTGCTCGTCAAGGCGGTGAACGCCGGCTCCCTGGACAGCGAGCTGACGGGAGAGGACAAGGAGCGCATCCTGGAAATGCTGGTCCAGTACGGCGGCCTCGATCCGGACCGGCTGTACAAGGGTTCCAGCCGCGGCGGCTATCGCGGCGAGCAGCTCCACGCGGGCCTCAAGGCCGGAGAGGTGAACTCCCCCCTCGACCTGAGCGAACTCCTCAACGCGGACTTCTGGCAGTACAAGCTCCACTTCAGCCAGTTCCTCGACCAGAACCCGACGCTGTTCCAGGCCGCCGGCGGCATGGACGCCATCACCAAGGCCTTCGAGCAACGCGTCGGTCCGCTCATTCGCTACAACAGCCCCGTCAAGGAAATTCGCAAGACGCCAGCGGGGGTCCGCGTGATGACCGAACGGGAAGCCGTCGACGCCGACTTCGCCGTCTGCACGGTGCCCGCGCCCGTGCTGAAGGACATCCCCAACGACTTTTCCGCGGAGACCCGCGCGGTCATCGAATCGATCAAGTTCGTGTCCGCGGTGAAGGTGGCCTTCCAGAGCCGCCGCTTCTGGGAGGAGGACCACGCCATCTACGGCGGGACCTCGTGGACCGACCAGGACATCACCCAGATCTGGTACCCGCCCTACGGCTATCAGCGGGACAAGGGGATTCTCGTCGGCGCCTACATCTGGGACGAAGAGCCCGGACTGCGCTTCAGCGCCCTGAGCCCGGCGGAGCGGCTGCGCGCCGCCGCCGCCGAAGGCGAACGCATCCATCCCGGTTATACGGCCGAGATGGAGGCCGGGGTCAGCCGAGCCTGGCTCAACGCGCCGTTCCAGAAGGGCGGCTGGCCCGGGGAACGCCACGCCTCACCCGAGGCCCTTCAGAAGCCCGACGGGGCCATCCACTTCGCCGGCGATCAAGTCACGGGTCTTCCCGGATGGCAGGAGGGCGCCGTCCTCGGGGCGCACCTCGCGGTGAATGCGATCCACGAACGGGTTACGGCGCGGTGA